The following are from one region of the Dromaius novaehollandiae isolate bDroNov1 chromosome 26, bDroNov1.hap1, whole genome shotgun sequence genome:
- the ERLIN2 gene encoding erlin-2 isoform X1, translating to MASRRRRAEAARGARGAASGARCPGDARGHGPGGRHRGAGAQLRGRRLPVGHPQDRGGAHRRLLPRRGAADLHQRPRLPPHAALHHLLQTTLQTDEVKNVPCGTSGGVMIYFDRIEVVNFLIQSAVYDIVKNYTADYDKALIFNKIHHELNQFCSVHTLQEVYIELFDQIDENLKLALQQDLTTMAPGLIIQAVRVTKPNIPETIRRNYELMESEKTKLLIAAQKQKVVEKEAETERKKALIEAEKIAQVAEITYGQKVMEKETEKRISEIEDAAFLAREKARADAECYTAMKVAEANKLKLTPEYLQLMKYKAIAANSKIYFGKDIPNMFMDHAGSQTKLADGLAEGIHDDDGAGTSEDTKLSHNIN from the exons aTGGCGTCACGGCGGCGCCGGGCGGaagcggcgcggggcgcgcggggggcggcgagcggggcgcGTTGCCCGGGAGACGCGCGGGGCCATGGCCCAGGTGGGCGCCATCGCGGCGCTGGCGCTCAGCTTCGTGGCCGCCGCCTTCCTGTCGGCCATCCACAAGATCGAGGAGGGGCACATCGGCGTCTACTACCG CGGCGGGGCGCTGCTGACCTCCACCAGCGGCCCCGGCTTCCACCTCATGCTGCCCTTCATCACCTCCTACAA ACCACGCTGCAGACAGATGAGGTGAAAAACGTCCCCTGCGGCACCAG TGGGGGAGTGATGATTTATTTTGACAGAATCGAGGTGGTGAATTTCCTGATCCAAAGTGCAG TATACGACATAGTGAAGAACTACACCGCTGACTATGACAAAGCTCTCATCTTCAACAAGATTCACCATGAGCTGAACCAGTTCTGCAGCGTCCACACGCTGCAGGAGGTCTACATTGAGCTGTTCG ATCAGATTGATGAAAACCTTAAACTGGCCCTACAGCAAGATCTAACTACAATGGCCCCTGGATTAATTATACAG GCAGTTCGAGTTACAAAGCCAAACATCCCTGAAACGATCCGGAGGAATTATGAGCTGAT GGAGAGTGAGAAGACGAAGTTGCTGATTGCAGCACAGAAACAGAAGGTGGTGGAGAAGGAAGCCGAGACGGAAAGGAAGAAGGCTCTCATTG AGGCAGAAAAAATTGCACAAGTTGCTGAAATAACTTATGGACAGAAAGTGatggaaaaggaaacagagaagcgAATTTCGGAAATTGAAG atgctgcATTTCTTGCAAGGGAGAAGGCAAGAGCTGATGCTGAATGCTATACTGCTATGAAAGTAGCCGAGGCTAACAAG cTGAAGTTAACTCCTGAGTATTTGCAGCTGATGAAATACAAGGCAATTGCAGCAAACAGCAAGATATATTTTGGCAAAGATATTCCCAACATGTTCATGGACCATGCAGGAAGCCAGACCAAACTTGCAGATGGACTGGCAGAAGGAATCCATGACGATGATGGGGCAGGAACCAGTGAGGACACAAAACTGTCTCATAACATCAACTGA
- the ERLIN2 gene encoding erlin-2 isoform X2 — MAQVGAIAALALSFVAAAFLSAIHKIEEGHIGVYYRGGALLTSTSGPGFHLMLPFITSYKSVQTTLQTDEVKNVPCGTSGGVMIYFDRIEVVNFLIQSAVYDIVKNYTADYDKALIFNKIHHELNQFCSVHTLQEVYIELFDQIDENLKLALQQDLTTMAPGLIIQAVRVTKPNIPETIRRNYELMESEKTKLLIAAQKQKVVEKEAETERKKALIEAEKIAQVAEITYGQKVMEKETEKRISEIEDAAFLAREKARADAECYTAMKVAEANKLKLTPEYLQLMKYKAIAANSKIYFGKDIPNMFMDHAGSQTKLADGLAEGIHDDDGAGTSEDTKLSHNIN, encoded by the exons ATGGCCCAGGTGGGCGCCATCGCGGCGCTGGCGCTCAGCTTCGTGGCCGCCGCCTTCCTGTCGGCCATCCACAAGATCGAGGAGGGGCACATCGGCGTCTACTACCG CGGCGGGGCGCTGCTGACCTCCACCAGCGGCCCCGGCTTCCACCTCATGCTGCCCTTCATCACCTCCTACAAGTCGGTGCAG ACCACGCTGCAGACAGATGAGGTGAAAAACGTCCCCTGCGGCACCAG TGGGGGAGTGATGATTTATTTTGACAGAATCGAGGTGGTGAATTTCCTGATCCAAAGTGCAG TATACGACATAGTGAAGAACTACACCGCTGACTATGACAAAGCTCTCATCTTCAACAAGATTCACCATGAGCTGAACCAGTTCTGCAGCGTCCACACGCTGCAGGAGGTCTACATTGAGCTGTTCG ATCAGATTGATGAAAACCTTAAACTGGCCCTACAGCAAGATCTAACTACAATGGCCCCTGGATTAATTATACAG GCAGTTCGAGTTACAAAGCCAAACATCCCTGAAACGATCCGGAGGAATTATGAGCTGAT GGAGAGTGAGAAGACGAAGTTGCTGATTGCAGCACAGAAACAGAAGGTGGTGGAGAAGGAAGCCGAGACGGAAAGGAAGAAGGCTCTCATTG AGGCAGAAAAAATTGCACAAGTTGCTGAAATAACTTATGGACAGAAAGTGatggaaaaggaaacagagaagcgAATTTCGGAAATTGAAG atgctgcATTTCTTGCAAGGGAGAAGGCAAGAGCTGATGCTGAATGCTATACTGCTATGAAAGTAGCCGAGGCTAACAAG cTGAAGTTAACTCCTGAGTATTTGCAGCTGATGAAATACAAGGCAATTGCAGCAAACAGCAAGATATATTTTGGCAAAGATATTCCCAACATGTTCATGGACCATGCAGGAAGCCAGACCAAACTTGCAGATGGACTGGCAGAAGGAATCCATGACGATGATGGGGCAGGAACCAGTGAGGACACAAAACTGTCTCATAACATCAACTGA